In the Colwellia sp. 20A7 genome, one interval contains:
- a CDS encoding NYN domain-containing protein gives MQKIAVFVDVQNIYYTTRDSYQRQFNYRLLWQELMSQGDIVQANAYAIQRSDDQQHKFQKALKHIGFDVKLKPFIQRSDGSAKGDWDVGITIDVLTAAASGNIDTVVLLSGDGDFDLLLKHIKAEFSVKTIVYGVPNLTANSLINAADSYHEIDQSLLL, from the coding sequence TTGCAAAAAATTGCTGTTTTTGTTGATGTACAAAATATTTATTATACTACTAGAGATAGTTATCAGCGGCAGTTTAACTACCGATTATTGTGGCAAGAATTGATGTCACAAGGAGATATAGTACAAGCAAACGCTTATGCCATTCAACGTAGTGATGATCAGCAGCATAAATTTCAAAAAGCACTAAAGCACATTGGCTTTGATGTGAAATTAAAACCGTTTATTCAACGTAGTGATGGTTCCGCTAAAGGTGATTGGGATGTTGGTATTACGATAGACGTGTTGACTGCAGCGGCAAGCGGAAATATCGATACGGTAGTATTATTATCTGGCGATGGGGATTTTGACTTGTTATTAAAGCATATTAAAGCTGAATTTTCTGTCAAAACGATTGTTTATGGTGTGCCTAATTTAACTGCTAATTCACTAATTAATGCTGCAGATTCATATCATGAAATAGACCAAAGTCTGCTGCTATAG
- a CDS encoding GGDEF domain-containing protein — protein MSTTQQEINQLKHKLESSRQEALVDSLTGLLNRRGCDDKLQALDFEQTHSSLVIDIDHFKKINDNFGHFIGDKVIQRIAKIIKSHLTEQDFAVRFGGEEFLVVMTNKSIIEAKEVAEKIRIAIEKMKLIQRETNDPLPPISVSIGIAQNNNAQDWPSLFKEADNALYQAKKSGRNRCICA, from the coding sequence TTGTCAACAACTCAGCAAGAAATCAATCAACTAAAACATAAACTTGAATCATCAAGGCAAGAAGCTTTAGTTGATTCGTTGACTGGTTTATTAAACCGTCGGGGTTGCGATGATAAATTACAAGCATTAGATTTTGAACAGACACATTCTTCTCTTGTTATCGACATAGACCACTTTAAAAAGATTAATGATAATTTTGGCCATTTTATTGGCGACAAAGTAATACAACGTATTGCTAAAATTATCAAAAGTCACCTTACAGAACAAGATTTTGCCGTACGCTTTGGCGGGGAAGAATTCTTAGTTGTAATGACTAACAAGTCAATTATTGAAGCCAAAGAAGTGGCAGAAAAAATTCGCATTGCCATTGAAAAAATGAAATTAATTCAAAGAGAAACAAATGACCCCTTACCCCCCATCTCTGTTTCTATCGGCATAGCACAAAATAATAATGCACAAGATTGGCCAAGCTTATTTAAAGAAGCTGATAATGCCCTTTATCAGGCTAAAAAATCAGGAAGAAATCGCTGTATTTGTGCATAA
- the plsB gene encoding glycerol-3-phosphate 1-O-acyltransferase PlsB, producing MTSVLRSFFYLLLKFPLRLFLRSKIVLDAETAVETSTQPIFYIVSHQSASDLLALQKACKDQNLPDPLSKIKINNKLFERTICLTKPTSLFGFKRRKTQALQQGLAILNEHHIDKTLDGQLIPVNLIWGRIPTKEKNNANVSSLLAEQASPTWLRKFFIVLFLGRDNLIRFSEVLSLRNMSDNHGNDKDTAHKLLRVARFHFHRQNIAAKGPRLIHREQMFTALFANPSIKRIIKDEAKNKNISPEKVKKQALGMMEEIAGDYSVSLVRLGERILRWLWGRLYTDIKVNNSQVLRKLAQDGHEIIYVPCHRSHMDYLLLSYVIIQEGLVMPRIAAGINLNFWPAGAIFRKGGAFFIRRSFAGNRLYSTIFREYLGLLFERGYAVKYYTEGGRSRTGRLLPPKTGMLAMTIQSLLRGIDRPLTLVPVYLGYEHVMEVGTYHKELSGSEKKNESILGVLKAIKNLRNYGNGYVNFGEPININNYLTEQVPHWKDAIDPIDPQKPNWLTPTVNDISNQLMTNINQCAAINGVALVALILHASENKALAKHDLEKHLDFFLNIQREAPFSEQLTIPEENGAELLAHVISLNKVTISEDSFGTIISLDSSASLEMRYYRNNILHTYALSSLICRLLTHNSKISNEQIVNQSINLIATLKEDLFLWQTPEQIALQVEQLLTTLESSGVIKHTESDFWSLTKDTQLLNQIHLMAECIDESLQRLAIITSLATRLTPLTRRELEEKVVAIAKRLAVLNNITAPEFIDKKSQSTLINTLREQGYLALNDDGLLVVCPSMTELKSSITNLVSIEVLQSIAR from the coding sequence ATGACATCTGTTTTACGTTCTTTTTTTTATTTATTATTAAAGTTTCCCCTTCGTTTATTCTTACGTAGCAAAATTGTACTAGATGCAGAAACAGCAGTTGAAACATCTACACAGCCTATTTTTTATATTGTTAGCCATCAATCTGCTAGTGATTTATTAGCATTACAAAAAGCATGTAAAGATCAAAATTTACCTGATCCTTTAAGCAAAATAAAAATAAACAATAAGCTCTTTGAGCGCACTATATGTTTAACAAAACCCACGTCACTTTTCGGATTCAAACGCCGAAAAACGCAAGCATTACAGCAAGGGTTAGCCATATTAAATGAACACCACATTGATAAAACCCTTGATGGCCAACTTATTCCAGTGAACCTTATTTGGGGACGTATTCCTACCAAAGAAAAAAATAATGCGAACGTTTCTTCACTATTGGCAGAGCAAGCTTCTCCGACTTGGCTGAGAAAGTTTTTTATCGTGCTATTTTTAGGCCGTGATAATTTAATACGTTTTAGTGAAGTACTTTCTTTACGTAATATGTCTGACAACCACGGAAATGATAAAGATACCGCCCATAAATTACTTCGTGTTGCACGTTTCCATTTCCATCGTCAAAACATAGCAGCTAAAGGCCCTAGACTTATTCATCGTGAACAAATGTTTACCGCCTTATTTGCTAACCCTTCAATAAAACGAATAATCAAAGACGAAGCTAAAAATAAAAATATCAGTCCTGAAAAAGTGAAAAAACAAGCTTTGGGTATGATGGAAGAAATAGCTGGCGATTATAGCGTTTCATTAGTACGCCTAGGCGAAAGAATCTTACGTTGGTTATGGGGCCGATTATATACAGATATAAAAGTAAACAATTCCCAAGTATTAAGAAAATTAGCACAAGATGGTCATGAAATTATCTATGTTCCCTGTCATCGCAGTCATATGGATTACTTACTACTTTCTTACGTGATTATTCAAGAAGGCTTAGTAATGCCACGTATTGCGGCAGGTATAAATCTAAATTTCTGGCCAGCTGGCGCTATTTTCAGAAAAGGTGGTGCATTCTTTATTCGCAGAAGTTTTGCTGGCAACCGTTTGTATTCCACTATTTTCCGTGAATATTTAGGCTTACTTTTTGAACGAGGTTATGCTGTTAAATATTACACAGAAGGTGGCCGTAGTCGTACAGGACGACTATTACCACCTAAAACAGGCATGTTAGCCATGACCATTCAAAGCTTATTGCGCGGTATTGATCGCCCATTAACGTTAGTGCCGGTCTATTTAGGTTATGAACATGTCATGGAAGTTGGTACTTACCATAAAGAATTAAGTGGTAGTGAAAAGAAAAATGAATCGATCTTAGGTGTACTTAAAGCCATTAAAAATTTACGAAATTACGGTAATGGCTATGTTAATTTTGGCGAACCCATTAATATTAATAATTATTTAACGGAACAAGTACCGCACTGGAAAGATGCGATAGATCCTATCGATCCACAGAAACCCAATTGGTTAACGCCAACGGTAAACGATATTTCAAACCAATTAATGACTAACATTAACCAATGTGCGGCGATTAATGGTGTTGCATTAGTCGCATTAATTTTGCATGCCAGTGAAAACAAAGCACTTGCAAAGCATGACTTAGAGAAACATTTAGATTTCTTTCTCAATATTCAACGAGAAGCCCCTTTCAGTGAACAACTAACTATACCTGAAGAAAATGGAGCAGAACTACTTGCTCATGTAATTTCTCTGAATAAAGTAACAATTTCTGAAGATAGCTTTGGCACTATTATTTCTTTAGACAGCTCTGCAAGTTTAGAAATGCGTTATTACCGCAATAATATTCTACACACCTATGCTTTAAGCTCTTTAATATGTCGATTACTAACGCATAATAGTAAAATATCTAACGAGCAAATAGTTAATCAAAGCATCAACTTAATAGCAACATTGAAAGAAGATTTATTCTTATGGCAAACACCTGAACAAATTGCCTTACAAGTTGAACAACTGCTAACAACCTTAGAAAGTAGTGGTGTAATTAAACACACTGAATCAGATTTTTGGTCATTAACAAAAGATACACAACTACTGAACCAGATTCACTTGATGGCTGAATGTATTGATGAAAGCCTACAACGACTTGCAATTATTACGTCTCTAGCAACACGATTAACGCCGCTAACGAGAAGAGAATTGGAAGAAAAAGTAGTCGCTATTGCCAAACGTTTAGCCGTTTTAAACAATATTACAGCGCCTGAATTTATTGACAAAAAATCTCAATCAACATTAATAAATACTTTGCGTGAACAAGGTTATTTAGCATTAAATGATGACGGACTACTTGTTGTATGTCCTAGTATGACAGAGCTTAAATCTTCAATTACTAATTTAGTCTCTATTGAAGTTTTACAGAGTATTGCTAGATAA
- a CDS encoding MlaC/ttg2D family ABC transporter substrate-binding protein yields the protein MQRIVNSIAIFLVIFSMSALSYGMDQSSPYVVLEKVGDKLFSRIAASQQEIIKFPQLMQNIVEEELMPSIDYRYASYRILGKHLKNTTKEQREQFVDSMRSYLSRTYANALMQYKTQDIVFEPEKSVEGKKIVGIKVQIVELNSPTIDVIFKMRKNKQTSEWKAFDMVVEGISLLSSKQAELSNKIAKEGIEQVSIELASIAK from the coding sequence ATGCAACGTATAGTAAATTCCATAGCGATATTTTTAGTAATATTTTCTATGTCCGCTTTATCTTATGGAATGGATCAATCTTCACCTTATGTTGTGTTGGAAAAGGTGGGTGATAAATTATTTAGTCGTATTGCTGCTAGCCAGCAAGAAATTATAAAGTTTCCTCAGTTAATGCAAAATATTGTTGAAGAAGAGTTGATGCCATCAATAGATTATAGATACGCGTCATATCGTATTTTAGGTAAGCATTTGAAGAACACCACTAAAGAGCAGAGAGAGCAATTTGTTGACTCAATGCGCAGTTATTTATCAAGAACCTATGCTAATGCTTTAATGCAATACAAAACTCAAGATATTGTATTTGAACCTGAAAAGTCTGTTGAAGGAAAAAAAATTGTAGGGATTAAAGTGCAAATAGTTGAGTTAAATAGTCCAACAATAGATGTTATTTTTAAAATGCGAAAAAATAAACAAACAAGCGAATGGAAAGCCTTTGATATGGTAGTAGAGGGTATTTCTTTGTTAAGTAGTAAGCAGGCTGAATTGAGTAACAAGATTGCTAAAGAAGGCATTGAACAAGTGTCTATAGAGTTAGCGTCAATCGCTAAGTAA
- a CDS encoding TetR/AcrR family transcriptional regulator, producing MSDAEQTREKILAVAADEIHLHGFQATGLSTIINRCGISKGALYYHFTNKLELGYAVFEEKYIPIFLDTWQPALSHDDPIEGLCDFFMSMCDAMVCSEAVCGCPLNNLCEEMANVDEGFRLRILTMQEKLNELMVESFGRVKNDLRDNITFTQVAYFIVATFYGATTLCKGSRNKSLFQQVMLELCVYIRALRK from the coding sequence ATGAGTGATGCTGAACAAACACGTGAAAAAATACTTGCTGTAGCGGCGGATGAAATCCATCTGCATGGTTTTCAAGCAACTGGTTTGTCTACTATAATTAACCGCTGTGGTATCTCGAAAGGGGCTTTGTATTATCATTTTACTAATAAGCTTGAGTTGGGGTATGCGGTTTTTGAAGAGAAATATATACCTATCTTTTTAGATACTTGGCAACCGGCGTTGAGTCATGATGATCCAATAGAAGGTTTATGTGATTTTTTCATGTCAATGTGTGATGCCATGGTCTGTAGCGAAGCTGTTTGCGGCTGCCCGTTAAATAACCTTTGTGAAGAAATGGCAAATGTTGATGAAGGTTTTCGCTTACGAATATTGACAATGCAAGAAAAACTTAATGAATTAATGGTTGAGTCTTTCGGGCGAGTAAAAAATGATTTGCGTGACAATATAACATTCACACAAGTTGCTTATTTTATTGTGGCCACTTTTTATGGTGCGACAACACTATGTAAAGGTTCACGTAATAAATCTTTATTTCAACAAGTTATGTTAGAGCTTTGTGTTTATATTCGTGCGTTGAGAAAGTAA